From one Rhineura floridana isolate rRhiFlo1 chromosome 4, rRhiFlo1.hap2, whole genome shotgun sequence genomic stretch:
- the TRIM54 gene encoding tripartite motif-containing protein 54 isoform X2, giving the protein MNFAVGFKPMLGTSQSMDNLEKQLICPICLEMFTKPVVILPCQHNLCRKCANDIFQASNPLWQSRSSTSVSSGGRFRCPSCRHEVVLDRHGVYGLQRNLLVENIIDIYKQESSRPLHAKAEQQLMCEEHEDEKINIYCLTCEAPTCSMCKVFGAHKDCEVAPLTNIYKRQKGELSDGIAMLVAGNDRIQAIIAQMEEICKTIEDNARRQKQHLCLRFDSLYSTLEERKKELLQEIGREQEEKVQRVRGLIRQYGDHLEVSSKLVESAIQSMEEPQMAVYLQQSKELIKKITDMSKVSMSSRPEPGYENMDHFTVNIEHVAEMLRTIEFQTEVAGEEAEPEGSGDAEEGEHLDVPDAPDGMEDGENTPRLRPKPASASHGQH; this is encoded by the exons ATGAACTTTGCCGTGGGCTTCAAGCCAATGCTGGGGACCTCGCAGAGCATGGACAACCTGGAGAAGCAGCTCATCTGCCCCATCTGCCTGGAGATGTTCACCAAGCCGGTGGTGATTCTACCCTGCCAACACAACCTGTGCCGCAAGTGTGCCAATGACATCTTCCAG GCCTCCAACCCACTCTGGCAATCACGCAGTTCCACTTCAGTCTCCTCCGGAGGGCGGTTCCGGTGCCCATCCTGCCGGCATGAAGTTGTGCTGGACCGGCATGGAGTTTACGGCCTGCAGCGCAACCTCCTTGTGGAAAACATAATCGACATCTACAAGCAGGAATCCTCTCG GCCCCTCCACGCCAAGGCAGAGCAGCAGCTGATGTGTGAGGAGCATGAAGATGAAAAGATCAACATCTACTGCCTGACCTGCGAGGCCCCCACGTGTTCCATGTGCAAAGTCTTTGGGGCCCACAAGGACTGCGAAGTGGCCCCTCTGACCAACATCTACAAGCGCCAGAAG GGAGAGCTGAGCGATGGCATAGCCATGCTGGTGGCTGGGAACGACCGCATCCAGGCCATCATCGCCCAGATGGAAGAGATCTGCAAAACCATCGAG GATAATGCGCGGCGGCAGAAGCAGCATCTCTGCCTGCGCTTCGACTCCCTGTACAGCACCCTGGAGGAGCGCAAGAAGGAGTTGTTGCAGGAGATTGGGCGAGAGCAGGAGGAAAAGGTCCAACGGGTGCGGGGGCTGATCCGCCAGTATGGGGACCACCTTGAGGTCTCCTCCAAGCTGGTTGAGTCAGCAATCCAGTCCATGGAGGAGCCCCAGATGGCCGTCTACCTCCAG CAGTCAAAGGAGCTGATCAAAAA GATCACAGACATGTCCAAGGTGTCTATGAGCAGCCGCCCAGAGCCTGGGTATGAAAACATGGACCACTTCACAGTCAACATTGAACATGTGGCTGAAATGCTGAGAACAATTGAATTCCAGACAG AGGTTGCTGGGGAAGAGGCTGAGCCAGAGGGGAGTGGCGATGCAGAGGAGGGGGAACACCTGGACGTGCCAGATGCCCCCGATGGGATGGAAG atggtgagAACACGCCCAGGCTCAGGCCAAAGCCAGCAAGTGCCTCTCATG GTCAGCACTGA
- the TRIM54 gene encoding tripartite motif-containing protein 54 isoform X1, protein MNFAVGFKPMLGTSQSMDNLEKQLICPICLEMFTKPVVILPCQHNLCRKCANDIFQASNPLWQSRSSTSVSSGGRFRCPSCRHEVVLDRHGVYGLQRNLLVENIIDIYKQESSRPLHAKAEQQLMCEEHEDEKINIYCLTCEAPTCSMCKVFGAHKDCEVAPLTNIYKRQKGELSDGIAMLVAGNDRIQAIIAQMEEICKTIEDNARRQKQHLCLRFDSLYSTLEERKKELLQEIGREQEEKVQRVRGLIRQYGDHLEVSSKLVESAIQSMEEPQMAVYLQQSKELIKKITDMSKVSMSSRPEPGYENMDHFTVNIEHVAEMLRTIEFQTEVAGEEAEPEGSGDAEEGEHLDVPDAPDGMEDGENTPRLRPKPASASHAGQH, encoded by the exons ATGAACTTTGCCGTGGGCTTCAAGCCAATGCTGGGGACCTCGCAGAGCATGGACAACCTGGAGAAGCAGCTCATCTGCCCCATCTGCCTGGAGATGTTCACCAAGCCGGTGGTGATTCTACCCTGCCAACACAACCTGTGCCGCAAGTGTGCCAATGACATCTTCCAG GCCTCCAACCCACTCTGGCAATCACGCAGTTCCACTTCAGTCTCCTCCGGAGGGCGGTTCCGGTGCCCATCCTGCCGGCATGAAGTTGTGCTGGACCGGCATGGAGTTTACGGCCTGCAGCGCAACCTCCTTGTGGAAAACATAATCGACATCTACAAGCAGGAATCCTCTCG GCCCCTCCACGCCAAGGCAGAGCAGCAGCTGATGTGTGAGGAGCATGAAGATGAAAAGATCAACATCTACTGCCTGACCTGCGAGGCCCCCACGTGTTCCATGTGCAAAGTCTTTGGGGCCCACAAGGACTGCGAAGTGGCCCCTCTGACCAACATCTACAAGCGCCAGAAG GGAGAGCTGAGCGATGGCATAGCCATGCTGGTGGCTGGGAACGACCGCATCCAGGCCATCATCGCCCAGATGGAAGAGATCTGCAAAACCATCGAG GATAATGCGCGGCGGCAGAAGCAGCATCTCTGCCTGCGCTTCGACTCCCTGTACAGCACCCTGGAGGAGCGCAAGAAGGAGTTGTTGCAGGAGATTGGGCGAGAGCAGGAGGAAAAGGTCCAACGGGTGCGGGGGCTGATCCGCCAGTATGGGGACCACCTTGAGGTCTCCTCCAAGCTGGTTGAGTCAGCAATCCAGTCCATGGAGGAGCCCCAGATGGCCGTCTACCTCCAG CAGTCAAAGGAGCTGATCAAAAA GATCACAGACATGTCCAAGGTGTCTATGAGCAGCCGCCCAGAGCCTGGGTATGAAAACATGGACCACTTCACAGTCAACATTGAACATGTGGCTGAAATGCTGAGAACAATTGAATTCCAGACAG AGGTTGCTGGGGAAGAGGCTGAGCCAGAGGGGAGTGGCGATGCAGAGGAGGGGGAACACCTGGACGTGCCAGATGCCCCCGATGGGATGGAAG atggtgagAACACGCCCAGGCTCAGGCCAAAGCCAGCAAGTGCCTCTCATG CAGGTCAGCACTGA
- the UCN gene encoding urocortin: MRRAALPILVASLLLAARVSLGVRAAPGLDGGAESGLSLRLLRLGEDRAPPAAAPWPFPAPLPAPGPDVAALLVRSLHRPCPEGELRRRLGERLKRRDPPLSIDLTFHLLRQMMEISRAQSQQTQAQQNRLLFDSVGK, encoded by the coding sequence ATGAGGCGGGCGGCGCTGCCCATCCTCGTAGCCTCTCTCCTGCTGGCCGCCCGGGTGTCCCTAGGAGTGAGGGCAGCTCCGGGCCTGGACGGCGGCGCAGAGAGCGGCTTGAGCCTGCGGCTGCTGCGCCTGGGAGAGGACCGCGCCCCCCCCGCCGCAGCCCCTTGGCCCTTCCCGGCCCCGCTGCCTGCTCCTGGGCCCGACGTGGCGGCCCTGCTGGTGCGCTCTCTTCATCGGCCGTGCCCCGAAGGGGAGCTGCGCCGCCGGCTGGGCGAGCGCCTGAAGCGCCGCGACCCGCCGCTCTCCATCGACCTCACCTTCCACCTCCTCCGCCAGATGATGGAGATCTCCCGGGCGCAGAGCCAGCAAACCCAGGCCCAGCAGAACCGTCTCCTCTTCGACTCGGTGGGCAAGTGA